In Deferribacter autotrophicus, the sequence TGAAAAAATTATTAATTTTATTAGCTTTATTAGTGGTACCGGTTCTAACATTTGCTGGAGTTGCTGGGACAGCACATGACTTTTCGCAGAATAGTGCATCAGCAGTTTATGGTGGGACAGCATGTGGCGGATGTCATAAACCACACAACGCGGGTACTTTAATTCCTTTGTGGAATGATAGTAACAGTTTTGATGGGACATATTCGGCTTATACTTCTCCAACAGATTCTCTTAATGCTACTCCATCTAGTACTTTGGGAAATATTTCTAAGGCATGTATGGCATGTCATGATGGTATGATTAATGATGCAGGTGGAAATGGTACTGCTTTGTCAGCATCATTGGCTACTGAAACAGTTGGTCTTGATATTGATTATGCTACTAAACCTAATGGTCAGCACCCTGTATCTATACAGTATGTAGATAATGGAACTGCTACATCATTAAAGTCATTAACAAGTGTTAAGGCAGCAGGGTTTAAATTTTATGGAACATCAGGTGATATTCTTGAATGTGGTACATGTCATAACCCTCATGACAACACTAATGGTGACTTTTTAAGAGCTGCAAAAGCTTCATTGTGTCAAACATGTCATAACAATTAATTAGGTAGATAGATAAGCTTTTATGCTAGGGGAGATGGAGGTCTCCCCCTGTATAAAGGCTTTATTGAGAGAGGGGTTTATGGATAAAAAAATATGGATTTTCTTTTCTATATTGATGTTTGTTGCTATTATGGTAGGCAATCTATATGCATCAGGTTGTTCAACTTATAACTGCCATGTTAGTTCTATTAATGGTGTGCAGGTTAAAAATGGCCCTCATTATTTTTATCGTTCAGATGGTGTAGATGAATCTCCATGTGCCCCTTGTCACAAGCCTCATAATGCAGGCAATAAAATACCACTATGGAATGATACTAACCAGTATGATGATGGGGCTGCATATACTAAATATGTGAGTCCTTTTGGTACACTAGATAATATTCAGGATAATAATATAAATTCCCCCTCTGAGGCATGTATGGCATGTCATGATGGTATGTCTGAGAGTACTGGATTTACAGGTGCTTATTTTGAGGCATATTCGATGGGTGTATTGACAATTGATTATGCAAAATCAAACCATCCTATAGGGATCGTTTATGATTATACGAAAGATACGGGGTTGAATAGCAGTGTTTCAAATGGATGGGTAAATGGAGTGAATGGTAAGTTTAAACTTATAAATGGAAAAGTAGAATGTCTTACTTGCCATGATCCTCATAAAGGAGTAGTTGGAGCAAGCTTTACTTCATATAAGCATGTGGAAAAATTATTAAGAACTACAGATGAGAAAACGTTTTGCGGTGAGTGTCACACTGATAAATAAATAGTAATTTGTCAAAATTTGTGATAATAATTTATTTATAAAAAGCTTGATTATGCAAATTTAAATTTTGATTATGGAAAAATATGACGAAGAATATTGTCTTAATATTGATAATTTTATTGTTTTTTTGTCAATTAATGTATGCTAAAGAATCACCTCATAATTTTAAGTTTTTAGGATCAAGTTTTAGTAAAAGTTATTGCAGTTTTTGCCATAAGCTAAGAAAATCTTATGAAATAAAACCAGTATGGGGTAAACCAAAATCATATAAATATATAACACCAAATCTATATGAGAATAGAAAGCAAACAGCTATAGAAGTTAAAAGACTCTATGATGAAATATCTGCTGTATGTATATCATGCCATACAGATTATATAGAACATAGTAAAAGCTTTCATCCAATTAATGTTGATATAAGAAGTTCTTTGAATAAAATAAAGAATATAAGAATAAACAATAAAAAAGTTAATAATAAGCTTCCACTGTATAAAAACGGGTTTTTAATGGCTTGTCCTACTTGCCATGATCCTCATACGAAAGAGGTTAGGCTTTTAAGAGATACTCCATCGCGTATCTGTTTAGACTGTCATGATAGGTGATTATGTTTATTAGAAAGTACCTTTTTATTTTGTTTTTGGCATTTTCTTGCAATGCATTTGCTGGTTACTTATCTCTAAATACAGGTATTGAAACGCAGTTTAAATCTTATTTTAGATCGGAAGAGAACAGTAGTAAATATTATGAAGGTAGCCAAGTGGATAATTTGTTTTTAAACACTGATTATAAAAGAGATTTTTTAAGAGGTAGATTGGGTAGCCTTAGATTGAATCTAAATTTGGATCAGTATAATATGAACTATTTTGAAAATGTGAAACCAAAAGTATCATTCCCTTTTACATCTAATTCTGATGCAAAGAATACAGAAGACTTCGATTATTCTTTAAATGGGAAGTTGAATTTTAGGATACCTAAAAAAAATATAGAGCTTTTTGTGGAGTATTCGGATAGTAAAGTATTGGATGTGGATAGTGAAAAGTATTTTAATTCATTGCCAAAAATTAAAGCTGATATTAGTGAATTGGAAGGGATTAATACATCTTTAAATAATTATAATCGTAATAAAATGCAAAATTACTATTTTTATAAATACGGAAAAATTAATTTTATGGCTAATTATACTGAGTACAGTTATAAAAAAATATTAGAAACTGATTCTAACTATTTAACAAAAGAGGCTCATAAAAAGGTTGGAATAGATATCAAAAATCTTGTTGGATTTAATTATAAGCAAGAAATTAAAGAGTTTAATCTTGGTGAAGAGAATTCAGATAAGAAGATTTATACATTTGGAATGGTTGATTCATTTGGTTTCCCAACATTGTTAAAGTTTAAAGATTTAAAAATAGAAGGGTTTGGCAAAATTACTGAGGAAGATTATGAAGGTAATAAATACAATGATAGATATTATAAAGTGTCGACAAATATTACGGAAGGAAAGCATAGCGTTACAGGTACATACACTTATGAATACAATGAAGACAAATATATTAATGATATTAATACAACTCACAACATTTCAGGTAATTATGATTATAGCTCAAAAGATTTTGATTTTTATACAAACATAATTTTTACGAAAGAGAATCTAAAAGTTACAAGTATAGATGAAGGCATTTTTTCGTATAATGAATTGAACGCTATTTTGAGCAATGGGATTTATGGTAGTGGTTATATCTTAATTAAGAATACTGGTTCTAATACAGTAACATTAGATTTAAGTGGTGTTATTATTGACGGCGAGAATTCAAGTCTTGGTATAGTCTTACTTAATCCTGTGGATACATATCTACTGAACTTTAATGAATCAATTGAAGGTCAGCTCAGTATTGTAACAGGAGATTCAAATGATCTAACTTTGACTGTTCAAAGAGATGCAGGCTATGAGTACAACAAAAATAAGTATGAGATAAGAAGTGGGTATTATCTTAAATATTTTGAAACCATAAAGAGTAAACTTGATATTGAATATTATAAGACAGAGAAGGATAAAGTTTATGATCCTTCTAATAGATTTAAAGATGAGAAAGAAAGTAGATTCAGCTTAGATAAACTGTTTGAAATTCGCCCTTATAATTTAATATTTGATAAAGAGTTTAGATATGAAAGGAGAGATGAATATAGCAGCTATACAGAAAAGTATCATGTTATATCTAAAGATGGTTATTTTACTTTGAATAAAAAGCTTTATTTGGAAAGTAACTATAAAAAAGACCGTTTTGGGAATTCACAGGATAAAGTATTTTATAGTTTTTTATTGAATATGGAAAAAAAGGATAAAAACTATAAAATATCTTTTTATCCAAAAAAAGAATATGAAAAACAAAAAAATATCTATAAAAAAAATACTACGATATATGATTTGAAAATTAAATATAAATATCATAACTTAATGACTTATTACAAAGAAGAAAAAACCGATTATCAGGGTATAATTACTAAAGTAGATAGAGAAAAAAGAGTGAATTATCAACTAAATGCAAGAAATGTTCTGTTAGATTTAAAGTATAGAGAGAACGATAGAGATTATAAATTGCAGCTTTACAATGCTAACTTGAAGCTGATTAAATATAGAAGCTTTCCTGTTGTTAAGCCATATGCTATACTTGAATTGGGGTTTGAAAGAGAAAGAGATAATTCGATTGGCGAATTTAAAAAAGATGACTATATTATTGTTAAAGTATCATATACACCTACTGATAGATTAACTGCAATATTTGCATTTGAGAAGCAAATTGATAGAGAAAAAAACAAAGGATTAGATTACGAATGCGCAGTGAGTTATAAAACAAGAGTGTTTAAAATGGCTTTAGGATATAGAAAAAATAATACCATAATGGATGGTGTAAGGAGAGTAGAACATGAAGTATATTTTGAGTTGCGTAAAAATTTTGGTTTTTATTACGGTACTCGTTCATAGTAACTTGTTGTTTGCACAAGAAAAGATTATTGCTATAGTGAATGGAGAAAAAATACATTTCTTTGAGGTAAAAACGTTTTTAAATAAAGTTATCCCCATTGGTAAATTTCATGTTCAGAGTTTAAATAAAAAAGAATTTTGGGATGAAGCAATAGAGTCAGCAGTTAATGCAAGAACAATAGTTCTTTATTTGAAAAAAAATAAACCTAAATTATATGAGAAGGTTGATAATAAAGCTAAAGAGATTGTAGATGTAATTAAGAAACGTTTTAAAAGTAATGAAGATTATATCAAAGCCTTGAATGAGAATGGCATTAGTGAAAACATACTGATAGATACTTATAGAGATTTAAATGTTAAAGAAATTATTAAAGAAGAAATTTTTAAAGAAAAAATTAGTGATGATATTTTAAAAAATTATTATGACAACAATCTGGGTATGTTTAGTACTGGATCGTTTTATATTGTAAAAAATTGCCTTATTGAGGCAGATGCTCGTGAATTGAATCCAAAACAAATGGAAGAAAAGAAAAAAGAAGCTGAAAAGATAGCATCACTCATTAAAGCAGGTGATAAGAATATTTGGAGTAAATGTGATAAAGGGAAATATCCAGAAGAGGATAGAGTGTACAAATTTAGTAAAAATTATCCTGTTGATAAAATTTTCTCATTAAAAGTAGGGGATGTGGGAGGTCCTTATAAAAATATTTATGGCTATTTGATTGTCAAAGTTATAGATGAAAAACCTTCAGAGGTTGTGCCTTATAAAGAGATTAAGAGTGAAATTGAAAGATTAATGAAACAAAGGAGATTTAAAGATTATTATAAAGAAA encodes:
- a CDS encoding cytochrome c3 family protein, whose translation is MKKLLILLALLVVPVLTFAGVAGTAHDFSQNSASAVYGGTACGGCHKPHNAGTLIPLWNDSNSFDGTYSAYTSPTDSLNATPSSTLGNISKACMACHDGMINDAGGNGTALSASLATETVGLDIDYATKPNGQHPVSIQYVDNGTATSLKSLTSVKAAGFKFYGTSGDILECGTCHNPHDNTNGDFLRAAKASLCQTCHNN
- a CDS encoding cytochrome c3 family protein — protein: MDKKIWIFFSILMFVAIMVGNLYASGCSTYNCHVSSINGVQVKNGPHYFYRSDGVDESPCAPCHKPHNAGNKIPLWNDTNQYDDGAAYTKYVSPFGTLDNIQDNNINSPSEACMACHDGMSESTGFTGAYFEAYSMGVLTIDYAKSNHPIGIVYDYTKDTGLNSSVSNGWVNGVNGKFKLINGKVECLTCHDPHKGVVGASFTSYKHVEKLLRTTDEKTFCGECHTDK
- a CDS encoding peptidyl-prolyl cis-trans isomerase, translating into MKYILSCVKILVFITVLVHSNLLFAQEKIIAIVNGEKIHFFEVKTFLNKVIPIGKFHVQSLNKKEFWDEAIESAVNARTIVLYLKKNKPKLYEKVDNKAKEIVDVIKKRFKSNEDYIKALNENGISENILIDTYRDLNVKEIIKEEIFKEKISDDILKNYYDNNLGMFSTGSFYIVKNCLIEADARELNPKQMEEKKKEAEKIASLIKAGDKNIWSKCDKGKYPEEDRVYKFSKNYPVDKIFSLKVGDVGGPYKNIYGYLIVKVIDEKPSEVVPYKEIKSEIERLMKQRRFKDYYKEILKRAKDEATIKIFDNNNSR
- a CDS encoding cytochrome c3 family protein → MYAKESPHNFKFLGSSFSKSYCSFCHKLRKSYEIKPVWGKPKSYKYITPNLYENRKQTAIEVKRLYDEISAVCISCHTDYIEHSKSFHPINVDIRSSLNKIKNIRINNKKVNNKLPLYKNGFLMACPTCHDPHTKEVRLLRDTPSRICLDCHDR